A genomic segment from Sphingopyxis sp. DBS4 encodes:
- the pstA gene encoding phosphate ABC transporter permease PstA, with amino-acid sequence MNRDTAPTDWKGIAMQKRIASRYAAERRFKLFGLGAVLLSGAFLAFLLFVMVGNGLRGFTYTNVEVPIDFKAMPLTVDASRLGDPDADRAIANAGLADIVAFAADEALGADGSKLISENAWKEVRSQIKADPELLKTKTVFHLPTASEVDIAAKEGAKGALGAKVEALEKDGKLSTGIHWSFFRNADATDPAVAGIWGALKGSVLTIFIAFLIAFPTGVLAALYLEEYAPKNRWTDLIEVSINNLAAVPSIIFGLLALAVFINWFGLCQASALVGGLTLALMTMPVIVIAARNAIKAVPPSIRDAALGVGASPVQVVFHHVLPLALPGILTGTIIGMARALGETAPLLLIGMRAFIGDVPNGICAPSTVLPMQIFLWSDEVDRGFVEKTSAAIIVLLIVLLSMNALAIYLRNKFEKRW; translated from the coding sequence ATGAATAGAGACACCGCCCCCACCGACTGGAAGGGCATCGCGATGCAGAAGCGCATCGCGAGCCGCTATGCCGCCGAGCGCCGATTCAAGCTGTTCGGGCTGGGCGCGGTGCTGCTGTCGGGCGCTTTCCTCGCCTTTCTCCTGTTCGTGATGGTCGGCAACGGCCTGCGCGGCTTTACCTACACCAATGTCGAGGTGCCGATCGACTTCAAGGCGATGCCGCTGACGGTCGACGCATCGCGGCTCGGCGACCCTGACGCCGACCGGGCGATCGCGAACGCAGGGCTGGCCGACATCGTCGCCTTCGCCGCCGACGAGGCGCTGGGCGCCGACGGGTCGAAGCTGATCAGCGAGAATGCGTGGAAGGAAGTGCGGTCGCAGATCAAGGCCGATCCCGAATTGTTAAAGACGAAAACGGTCTTCCACCTTCCCACCGCGTCCGAAGTCGATATCGCCGCCAAGGAAGGCGCCAAGGGCGCGCTCGGCGCGAAGGTCGAGGCGCTGGAGAAGGATGGCAAGCTGTCGACCGGCATCCACTGGTCCTTCTTCCGCAACGCCGATGCGACCGATCCCGCGGTCGCGGGCATCTGGGGGGCGCTCAAGGGATCGGTGCTGACGATCTTCATTGCCTTCCTCATCGCGTTCCCGACCGGCGTGCTCGCGGCGCTCTATCTCGAGGAATATGCGCCGAAGAACCGCTGGACCGACCTGATCGAAGTCTCGATCAACAATCTGGCGGCGGTGCCCTCGATCATCTTCGGCCTGCTCGCGCTCGCGGTGTTCATCAACTGGTTCGGACTCTGCCAGGCGAGCGCGCTGGTCGGCGGGCTGACGCTGGCGCTGATGACGATGCCGGTGATCGTCATCGCCGCGCGCAACGCGATCAAGGCGGTGCCGCCATCGATCCGCGACGCCGCGCTCGGCGTCGGGGCCAGTCCCGTGCAGGTGGTGTTCCACCACGTCCTGCCGCTCGCGCTGCCCGGCATCCTCACCGGCACGATCATCGGCATGGCGCGCGCGCTCGGCGAGACGGCACCGCTGCTGCTGATCGGGATGCGCGCCTTCATCGGCGACGTGCCGAACGGCATCTGCGCGCCCTCGACCGTGCTGCCGATGCAGATTTTCCTCTGGTCCGACGAGGTCGACCGCGGCTTCGTCGAAAAGACCTCGGCGGCGATCATCGTGCTGCTCATCGTGCTGCTGTCGATGAACGCGCTTGCCATCTATCTCCGCAACAAGTTCGAAAAACGCTGGTGA
- the pstB gene encoding phosphate ABC transporter ATP-binding protein PstB: protein MTPLTTTNDDLTIADPKMKAQGVDVFYGEKQAIKDVSIDVGTDLVTAFIGPSGCGKSTFLRSLNRMNDTVASARVTGTILLDGEDIYAPSMDVVQLRARVGMVFQKPNPFPKSIYDNVAYGSRIHGLAANKADLDVIVERALTRAGLWDEVKDRLGESGTALSGGQQQRLCIARAIAVDPEVILMDEPCSALDPIATAKIEELIHELRGKYAIVIVTHNMQQAARVSQRTAFFHLGTLVEYGKTTDIFTNPRQERTKDYITGRYG, encoded by the coding sequence ATGACCCCCTTGACCACAACAAACGACGATCTGACCATCGCCGACCCCAAGATGAAGGCCCAGGGGGTCGACGTCTTCTATGGCGAGAAACAGGCGATCAAGGACGTGTCGATCGATGTCGGCACCGATCTGGTCACCGCCTTCATCGGCCCCTCGGGCTGCGGCAAGTCGACCTTCCTGCGCTCGCTGAACCGAATGAACGACACCGTCGCCAGCGCGCGGGTGACGGGAACGATCCTGCTCGACGGCGAGGACATCTATGCGCCGTCGATGGACGTGGTGCAGCTTCGCGCGCGCGTCGGCATGGTGTTCCAGAAGCCGAACCCCTTCCCCAAATCGATCTACGACAATGTCGCTTATGGCTCGCGCATCCACGGACTCGCGGCGAACAAGGCCGACCTCGACGTCATCGTCGAACGCGCGCTGACCCGCGCCGGCCTGTGGGATGAGGTCAAGGATCGCCTCGGCGAGAGCGGCACGGCGCTGTCGGGCGGCCAGCAGCAGCGCCTGTGCATCGCGCGCGCGATCGCGGTCGACCCCGAAGTCATCCTGATGGACGAGCCTTGCTCGGCGCTCGACCCGATCGCGACCGCGAAGATCGAGGAACTGATCCACGAATTGCGCGGCAAATATGCGATCGTGATCGTCACGCACAATATGCAGCAGGCGGCGCGCGTGTCGCAGCGCACGGCTTTCTTCCACCTCGGGACGCTGGTCGAATATGGCAAGACCACCGATATCTTCACCAACCCGCGGCAGGAACGCACCAAGGATTATATCACCGGCCGCTACGGCTGA
- a CDS encoding substrate-binding domain-containing protein translates to MVKKFAPRFLGAAGIATAALALSACQDQASSGGAARDYISAVGSSTVYPFATAVGEKFAEATGNKVPKIDSTGTGGGFERFCQGAGGDTPDIANASRRMKKKEFDTCAKNGVTDIVEIQIGIDGIALGEAQRGPGFKLTEEDVYKALAANPYGKPNTAKTWKDVNPALPAVGISVFGPPSTSGTYDAFKELILGKGCDANPEMKALKDSDKDKHEAVCTGLRGAPFYVEQGENDNLIISKLDKNPDSLGIFGFSYLDANKDKIKAVPVQGVSPTYDTIAGGSYPGSRPLFIYIKKAHVGVVPGLAEYVAEFLKGAAKDGYLAAKGLVISPPDVAAKAAANAKGMTPLNGAELK, encoded by the coding sequence ATGGTGAAGAAATTTGCCCCCCGGTTCCTTGGCGCCGCCGGCATCGCGACCGCCGCGCTGGCGCTTTCCGCGTGCCAGGATCAGGCGTCTTCGGGTGGCGCGGCGCGCGATTATATCAGCGCGGTCGGCTCCTCGACCGTCTATCCCTTCGCGACCGCGGTCGGCGAGAAGTTCGCCGAGGCGACCGGGAACAAGGTGCCGAAGATCGATTCGACCGGCACCGGCGGCGGCTTCGAGCGTTTCTGCCAGGGCGCGGGCGGTGACACGCCCGACATCGCCAACGCCTCACGCCGGATGAAGAAGAAGGAATTCGACACCTGCGCCAAGAACGGCGTCACGGACATCGTCGAAATCCAGATCGGCATCGACGGCATTGCGCTCGGCGAAGCGCAGCGTGGTCCCGGCTTCAAGCTGACCGAGGAAGATGTCTATAAGGCGCTCGCGGCCAACCCTTATGGCAAGCCGAACACCGCGAAGACGTGGAAAGACGTCAACCCGGCGCTCCCCGCGGTCGGCATCTCGGTCTTTGGTCCGCCGTCGACCAGCGGCACGTACGATGCGTTCAAGGAGCTGATCCTCGGCAAGGGCTGCGACGCCAACCCCGAGATGAAGGCGCTCAAGGACAGCGACAAGGACAAGCATGAGGCGGTCTGCACCGGCCTGCGCGGCGCGCCCTTCTATGTCGAGCAGGGCGAGAACGACAATCTGATCATCTCGAAGCTCGACAAGAACCCCGACAGCCTCGGCATCTTCGGCTTCTCCTACCTCGACGCCAACAAGGACAAGATCAAGGCGGTGCCGGTGCAGGGCGTGTCGCCGACCTATGACACGATCGCCGGCGGCAGCTATCCGGGGTCGCGGCCGCTGTTCATCTATATCAAGAAGGCGCATGTCGGCGTCGTCCCGGGGCTCGCCGAATATGTGGCGGAATTCCTGAAGGGTGCGGCGAAGGACGGCTATCTTGCCGCCAAGGGTCTGGTCATCTCGCCCCCCGACGTGGCGGCGAAGGCCGCGGCGAACGCCAAGGGCATGACACCGCTGAATGGCGCGGAACTGAAATAA
- the pstC gene encoding phosphate ABC transporter permease subunit PstC has translation MTFNAAALLLLIAGLALIGWLAGRGRSALLAGRAGAKLHSRPQYHGWYVALWLFVPAAIFLAVWSSVSPALITNSVLTSDAAQNLPAFGFERGAILSDARNVAQGAQAAVRIPAAAPLVKPYADATHSYAWIGIAAMLALALAGGLYAFTRIRPDFRARTRVEKIVMAILLLASLVAILTTFGIVLSLLFESIRFFRLVPATELLFGTYWNPQSGAAQPDTFGGVPLFWGTVLIGAIIAMIVAIPIGMMTAVYLTQYAAPAVRKWVKPCLEILAGVPTVVYGYFAALTIAPALREFAVAIGIPGASTESALAAGIVMGVMIIPFVSSMADDSINAVPQAMRDGSLALGATPNETIRQVLIPAALPGVMGGILLAVSRAIGETMIVVMAAGLSANLTANPFASVTTVTAQIVKLLTGDQEFDSAKTLAAFALGLVLFLVTLLLNIVALRIVKKYREAYE, from the coding sequence GTGACCTTCAACGCCGCGGCCCTACTCCTGCTCATCGCAGGCCTCGCGCTGATCGGCTGGCTTGCCGGCCGCGGGCGCTCTGCATTGCTCGCGGGGCGCGCGGGTGCGAAACTGCATTCGCGGCCGCAATATCATGGCTGGTATGTTGCGCTGTGGCTGTTCGTCCCCGCCGCGATTTTCCTCGCCGTCTGGTCGAGCGTGTCGCCCGCGCTGATCACCAACAGCGTGCTCACGAGCGACGCGGCGCAGAATCTGCCCGCCTTCGGCTTCGAGCGCGGCGCGATCCTGTCCGACGCGCGCAATGTCGCGCAAGGCGCGCAGGCCGCGGTGCGCATTCCCGCCGCCGCGCCGCTGGTGAAACCCTATGCCGACGCGACGCATAGCTACGCGTGGATCGGCATCGCGGCGATGCTGGCGCTCGCACTCGCGGGCGGACTCTATGCCTTCACGCGGATCAGGCCCGATTTCCGGGCGCGGACGCGGGTCGAGAAGATCGTCATGGCGATCCTGCTGCTCGCCTCGCTCGTCGCGATCCTGACGACCTTCGGGATCGTGCTGTCGCTGCTGTTTGAATCGATCCGCTTCTTCCGCCTCGTCCCCGCGACCGAGCTGCTGTTCGGCACCTATTGGAACCCGCAGAGCGGCGCGGCACAGCCCGACACGTTCGGCGGCGTTCCGCTGTTCTGGGGCACGGTGCTGATCGGCGCGATCATCGCGATGATCGTCGCCATTCCGATCGGCATGATGACGGCGGTCTACCTCACCCAATATGCCGCCCCTGCGGTCCGGAAATGGGTGAAGCCGTGCCTCGAAATTCTCGCGGGGGTGCCGACCGTCGTCTATGGCTATTTCGCCGCGCTGACGATCGCGCCGGCGCTCCGCGAATTCGCGGTGGCAATCGGCATTCCGGGCGCCTCGACCGAAAGCGCGCTGGCGGCGGGCATCGTCATGGGGGTGATGATCATCCCCTTCGTCTCCTCGATGGCCGACGACAGCATCAACGCGGTGCCGCAGGCGATGCGCGACGGATCGCTGGCGCTCGGCGCGACGCCGAACGAGACGATCCGCCAGGTGCTGATTCCCGCCGCGCTGCCCGGCGTGATGGGCGGCATCCTGCTCGCGGTCAGCCGCGCGATCGGCGAGACGATGATCGTGGTGATGGCGGCGGGGCTTTCCGCCAACCTCACTGCCAATCCCTTTGCCAGCGTCACCACGGTGACCGCGCAGATCGTCAAACTGCTGACCGGCGACCAGGAATTCGATAGCGCGAAGACGCTTGCGGCGTTCGCGCTGGGGCTGGTGCTCTTCCTCGTCACGCTGCTGCTCAACATCGTCGCGCTGCGCATCGTCAAAAAGTATCGCGAAGCCTATGAATAG
- the uvrA gene encoding excinuclease ABC subunit UvrA: MSLTHISVRGAREHNLKGVDVDLPRDALIVITGLSGSGKSSLAFDTIYAEGQRRYVESLSAYARQFLEMMQKPDVEHIDGLSPAISIEQKTTSRNPRSTVATVTEIYDYMRLLWARVGIPYSPATGEPISAQTVSQMVDRVRELPEGTRAYLLAPVVRGRKGEYRKELAQWQKEGFTRVRIDGEFYEIEDAPALDKKYKHDIEVVVDRIVVREGIETRLADSFETALKLAEGLAYVDLADGVVPGREEEDTGGAMKGAGIPANRIIFSEKFACPVSGFTIAEIEPRLFSFNAPQGACPACDGLGERLEFDPELVVPNHALSLKKGAVVPWAKSNPPSPYYMQVLESLGKAYDFGLDTPWQDLPGGVQQIILHGTGGMPVELTFKDGKRTYTTHKAFEGVIGNLNRRMLQTESAWMREELSKYQTAQPCETCHGARLRPEPLAVKIAGENISLSAQRSVADALAWFSTLDEKLNEQQRQIAKAILKEINERLGFLNNVGLDYLNLNRTSGTLSGGESQRIRLASQIGSGLSGVLYVLDEPSIGLHQRDNDRLLATLKRLRDLGNTVIVVEHDEDAIRHADYVVDMGPGAGVHGGEIVAEGTLKQVLANKQSLTAAYLTGAKKIEVPAHRRPGNGFDLVLKGARANNLQNVTATIPLGTFTCVTGLSGSGKSSLVIDTLYASAARTLNGARLVAGPHDALTGLEHCDKVIDIDQSPIGRTPRSNPATYTGAFTVIRDWFAGLPEAQARGYKPGRFSFNVKGGRCETCTGDGLIKIEMHFLPDVYVTCETCHGKRYNRETLEVKFKGKSIADVLDMTVEDAAEFFKAVPAIRDKMAMLVRVGLGYIKVGQQATTLSGGEAQRVKLAKELSRRSTGQTLYILDEPTTGLHFEDVRKLLEVLQALVDQGNSVVVIEHNLDVIKTADWIVDLGPEGGVKGGEIVAAGVPEDVAKNPRSFTGQYLAPLLEK; the protein is encoded by the coding sequence ATGAGTCTCACCCATATTTCGGTGCGCGGCGCGCGCGAGCATAATCTCAAGGGCGTCGACGTCGACCTGCCGCGCGACGCGCTGATCGTCATCACCGGGCTTTCGGGCAGCGGCAAATCGAGCCTCGCCTTCGACACTATCTATGCCGAGGGCCAGCGGCGCTATGTCGAGAGCCTGTCGGCCTATGCGCGCCAGTTCCTCGAAATGATGCAGAAGCCCGACGTCGAGCATATCGACGGGCTTTCCCCCGCGATCAGCATCGAGCAGAAGACGACTAGCCGCAATCCGCGCTCGACGGTCGCGACGGTGACCGAGATCTACGACTATATGCGCCTGCTCTGGGCACGGGTCGGCATTCCCTATTCGCCCGCGACCGGCGAGCCGATCAGCGCGCAGACCGTCAGCCAGATGGTCGACCGCGTCCGCGAACTTCCCGAAGGCACGCGCGCCTATCTGCTCGCGCCGGTCGTCCGCGGCCGCAAGGGCGAGTATCGCAAGGAACTCGCGCAGTGGCAGAAGGAAGGCTTCACCCGCGTCCGCATCGACGGCGAATTCTACGAGATCGAGGACGCGCCGGCGCTCGACAAGAAATACAAGCATGACATCGAGGTCGTCGTCGACCGCATCGTCGTGCGCGAAGGGATCGAGACGCGGCTCGCCGACAGTTTCGAGACCGCACTGAAGCTGGCCGAAGGGCTCGCCTATGTCGACCTCGCCGACGGCGTCGTGCCGGGTCGCGAGGAAGAAGATACCGGCGGCGCGATGAAGGGCGCGGGAATCCCCGCGAACCGCATCATCTTCTCCGAGAAATTCGCCTGCCCCGTCTCGGGCTTCACCATCGCCGAGATCGAACCGCGCCTGTTCAGCTTCAACGCGCCGCAGGGCGCGTGCCCGGCGTGCGACGGGCTCGGCGAGCGGCTGGAGTTCGATCCCGAACTCGTCGTCCCCAACCATGCGCTCAGCCTGAAGAAGGGCGCGGTGGTGCCGTGGGCGAAATCGAACCCGCCGTCGCCTTATTATATGCAGGTGCTCGAAAGCCTCGGCAAAGCCTATGATTTCGGCCTCGATACGCCGTGGCAGGACCTTCCCGGCGGAGTGCAGCAGATCATCCTGCACGGCACCGGCGGCATGCCGGTCGAACTGACCTTCAAGGACGGCAAGCGCACTTATACGACGCACAAGGCGTTCGAGGGCGTGATCGGCAACCTCAATCGCCGCATGCTGCAGACCGAAAGCGCGTGGATGCGCGAGGAGCTGAGCAAATATCAGACCGCGCAGCCGTGCGAGACGTGCCACGGCGCGCGTCTGCGCCCCGAACCGCTCGCGGTGAAGATCGCGGGCGAGAATATCAGCCTGTCGGCGCAGCGCTCGGTCGCCGACGCCCTCGCGTGGTTCAGCACGCTCGACGAGAAACTGAACGAGCAGCAGCGGCAGATCGCGAAAGCTATCCTCAAGGAGATCAACGAGCGGCTCGGCTTCCTCAACAATGTCGGGCTCGATTATCTCAACCTCAACCGCACGTCGGGCACGCTCAGCGGCGGCGAAAGCCAGCGCATCCGCCTCGCCAGTCAGATCGGCAGCGGCCTGTCGGGCGTGCTCTATGTTCTCGACGAACCGAGCATCGGCCTCCACCAGCGCGACAACGACCGGCTGCTCGCAACCCTGAAGCGCCTCCGTGACCTCGGCAATACGGTGATCGTCGTCGAGCATGACGAGGATGCGATCCGCCACGCCGACTATGTCGTCGACATGGGCCCCGGCGCGGGCGTCCACGGCGGCGAGATTGTCGCCGAGGGCACGCTGAAACAGGTGCTCGCGAACAAGCAGAGCCTGACCGCCGCCTATCTGACCGGCGCAAAGAAGATCGAGGTGCCGGCGCATCGCCGCCCCGGCAACGGCTTCGACCTGGTGCTGAAGGGCGCGCGCGCGAACAATCTGCAGAATGTCACCGCGACGATCCCGCTCGGCACCTTCACCTGCGTCACCGGCCTCAGCGGGTCGGGCAAGTCGAGCCTCGTCATCGACACCCTCTATGCCAGCGCGGCGCGCACGCTCAACGGCGCGCGGCTGGTCGCGGGGCCGCACGACGCGCTGACCGGGCTCGAACATTGCGACAAGGTGATCGACATCGACCAGTCGCCGATCGGCCGCACGCCGCGCTCGAATCCTGCGACATATACCGGCGCCTTCACGGTCATCCGCGACTGGTTCGCGGGCCTGCCCGAGGCGCAGGCGCGCGGCTACAAGCCCGGGCGTTTCAGCTTCAACGTCAAGGGCGGGCGCTGCGAGACCTGCACCGGCGACGGGCTGATCAAGATCGAGATGCACTTCCTGCCCGACGTCTATGTGACGTGCGAGACCTGCCACGGCAAACGCTACAACCGCGAGACGCTGGAGGTGAAGTTCAAGGGCAAAAGCATCGCCGACGTGCTCGACATGACGGTCGAGGATGCCGCGGAGTTTTTCAAGGCGGTGCCCGCGATCCGCGACAAGATGGCGATGCTCGTCCGCGTCGGGCTCGGCTATATCAAGGTCGGGCAGCAGGCGACGACGCTGTCGGGCGGCGAAGCGCAGCGCGTCAAACTAGCCAAGGAATTGTCGCGCCGGTCGACCGGACAGACGCTCTACATCCTCGACGAACCGACGACGGGGCTGCATTTCGAGGATGTCCGCAAACTGCTCGAAGTCCTCCAGGCGCTCGTCGACCAAGGCAACAGCGTCGTGGTGATCGAGCATAATCTCGACGTCATCAAGACCGCCGACTGGATCGTCGATCTCGGCCCAGAAGGCGGCGTCAAGGGCGGCGAGATCGTCGCTGCAGGGGTGCCCGAAGATGTCGCGAAAAATCCCCGATCCTTCACGGGTCAGTATCTGGCGCCGCTGCTCGAAAAATAG
- a CDS encoding putative quinol monooxygenase produces the protein MILITGHVILTSQHRERMIALGAEHSARSRGEAGCLAHNCHVDVENPDRMMFVEEWESVDAVRAHFAVPASGAFVAEMRALSPQPPVIRIYAAEDVTAKLMG, from the coding sequence ATGATCCTCATCACCGGCCACGTCATCCTTACTTCCCAGCATCGCGAGCGCATGATTGCGCTTGGGGCCGAGCATAGCGCGCGGTCGCGGGGCGAGGCGGGGTGTCTGGCGCATAACTGCCATGTCGATGTCGAGAACCCCGACCGGATGATGTTCGTCGAGGAGTGGGAGAGCGTCGACGCGGTCCGCGCCCATTTCGCGGTCCCGGCGTCGGGCGCTTTCGTTGCTGAAATGCGCGCGCTGTCGCCACAGCCCCCGGTGATCCGCATCTATGCCGCCGAGGATGTCACCGCGAAGCTGATGGGGTGA
- the phoB gene encoding phosphate regulon transcriptional regulator PhoB, producing the protein MPQPDLLLIEDDEAIAELIVWHFAREGFSVRQTPDGEQALILVEERVPDIVLLDWMIESLPGIEVCRRLRRNPKSANVPIIMLTARGEEEDRIRGLETGADDYVTKPFSPRELVARVSAVLRRLRPALAGELLAYADIELDSVAHKVVRNGQIVAMGPTEFRLLRHFMEHPGRVFSRGQLLDSVWGQDSDIELRTVDVHIRRLRKAINLPGTADIIRTVRSAGYALDAGKSI; encoded by the coding sequence ATGCCGCAGCCCGACCTGCTGCTGATCGAGGATGACGAGGCGATCGCCGAACTGATCGTCTGGCATTTCGCACGCGAAGGCTTTTCGGTCCGCCAGACCCCCGACGGCGAACAGGCGCTGATCCTGGTCGAGGAGCGCGTCCCCGACATCGTCCTGCTCGACTGGATGATCGAGAGCCTGCCGGGAATCGAAGTCTGCCGCCGCCTGCGCCGCAATCCCAAATCGGCGAACGTGCCGATCATCATGCTCACCGCGCGCGGCGAGGAAGAGGACCGCATCCGCGGCCTCGAAACCGGCGCCGACGATTATGTGACCAAGCCGTTCAGCCCGCGCGAGCTCGTCGCGCGCGTCTCGGCCGTGCTGCGCCGCCTGCGCCCCGCGCTCGCCGGCGAGCTGCTCGCCTATGCCGACATCGAGCTCGATTCGGTCGCGCACAAGGTGGTGCGCAATGGCCAGATCGTCGCGATGGGGCCGACCGAATTTCGCCTGCTCCGTCATTTCATGGAGCATCCGGGCCGCGTCTTTTCGCGCGGACAGTTGCTCGACAGCGTGTGGGGGCAGGACAGCGATATCGAGTTGCGCACGGTCGATGTGCATATTCGCCGCCTGCGCAAGGCGATCAACCTGCCCGGCACCGCGGACATCATCCGCACGGTGCGCTCGGCGGGCTATGCGCTCGACGCGGGCAAGAGCATTTAG
- a CDS encoding DUF1328 domain-containing protein, translating into MFRWAIIFAVVALIAALLGFGGIAGISAEFAKILLIIGVVLFVVAFLFGRGGRTTLP; encoded by the coding sequence ATGTTCAGATGGGCTATTATTTTTGCGGTCGTGGCGCTTATTGCCGCGCTGCTGGGCTTCGGCGGCATTGCGGGCATTTCCGCCGAGTTCGCGAAAATCCTGTTGATCATCGGTGTCGTGTTGTTCGTCGTCGCCTTCCTCTTCGGACGCGGCGGGCGGACCACGCTTCCCTGA
- the phoU gene encoding phosphate signaling complex protein PhoU, whose protein sequence is MALTNDHTVKAFDEDLNRLRGLISEMGGRAEQALLQAMTALGKGDLALAAQVVQGDKKIDALETEVEQLTVQTIALRAPMADDLREMIAALKIVSVVERIGDYAKNIAKRVALMDPTRSIEAIPVLTSMSSLVAELIHDALDSFAARDADLAVRVTVRDKNVDDFYNSIFRTLVTFMMENPKHITESAHLLFVAKNLERMGDHATNIAEMVYYVVTGERMEERERGESPEGGAAAEKEQG, encoded by the coding sequence ATGGCACTTACCAACGATCATACCGTCAAGGCCTTCGACGAGGATCTGAACCGCCTGCGCGGCCTGATCAGCGAAATGGGCGGCCGCGCCGAGCAGGCGCTGCTCCAGGCGATGACCGCGCTCGGCAAGGGCGATCTCGCACTCGCGGCGCAGGTCGTGCAGGGCGACAAGAAGATCGACGCGCTCGAAACCGAGGTCGAGCAGCTCACCGTCCAGACGATCGCGCTGCGCGCCCCGATGGCCGACGACCTGCGCGAAATGATCGCGGCGCTGAAGATAGTCTCGGTCGTCGAGCGCATCGGCGATTATGCGAAGAATATCGCCAAGCGCGTCGCGCTGATGGACCCGACCCGCTCGATCGAGGCGATCCCGGTGCTGACGTCGATGTCCTCGCTCGTCGCCGAACTGATCCACGACGCGCTCGACAGCTTCGCCGCGCGCGACGCCGACCTCGCGGTGCGGGTCACCGTCCGCGACAAGAATGTCGACGATTTCTACAACAGCATCTTCCGCACGCTCGTGACCTTCATGATGGAAAATCCGAAGCACATCACCGAAAGCGCGCACCTGCTGTTCGTTGCCAAGAATCTCGAACGCATGGGCGACCATGCGACCAACATCGCCGAGATGGTCTATTATGTCGTCACCGGCGAACGAATGGAGGAGCGCGAGCGCGGCGAAAGCCCCGAAGGCGGCGCGGCCGCGGAGAAGGAGCAAGGCTGA